CTCGCCGAGCTCCGCGGCCTCGCCGACCGCAACCAGGTGCTCGCCCCGATGATCGGCCTCGGCTACTACGGGACCTTCACCCCGCCGGTCGTCCTGCGGAACGTGATGGAGAACCCGGCCTGGTACACGGCGTACACGCCGTACCAGCCGGAGATCTCGCAGGGCCGTCTGGAGGCGCTGCTCAACTTCCAGACCATGGTCGCCGACCTGACCGGACTGCCCACGTCCGGCGCCTCGCTGCTCGACGAGGGCACCGCCGCCGCGGAGGCCATGGCGCTGTCCCGGCGCGTCGGCAAGGTCAAGAACGGTGTCTTCCTGATCGACGCCGACGCGCTGCCGCAGACCATCGCCGTGATCGAGACCCGGGCCGAGCCGACCGGCGTCGAGGTCGTCGTGGCCGACCTCGGCGACGGGATCCCGGCGGAGATCGCCGAGCGCGGAGTTTTCGGCGTACTGGTCCAGTACCCGGGTGCCTCCGGTGCCGTCCGGGACATAAAGCCGGTCATCGACCAGGCCCACGAGCTCGGCGCGATCGTCACCGTCGCCGCCGATCTGCTCGCCCTGACGCTGCTCACCTCGCCCGGTGAGCTCGGTGCGGACATCGCCGTCGGCACGACGCAGCGCTTCGGCGTCCCCATGGGCTTCGGCGGCCCGCACGCCGGCTACATGGCCGTCCAGCAGAAGCACGCCCGCAGCCTGCCCGGGCGACTCGTCGGCGTCTCCGTCGACGCCGACGGCAACAAGGCGTACCGTCTCGCCCTGCAGACCCGCGAGCAGCACATCCGCCGCGAGAAGGCCACCAGCAACATCTGCACCGCCCAGGTGCTCCTCGCGGTCATGGCCGGGATGTACGCCGTCTACCACGGTCCCGAGGGGCTGCGGACGATCGCGCGCCGGACCCACCGCTACGCCGCGATCCTCGCCGAGGGGCTGCGCGCGGGCGGTGTCGAGGTCGTCCACGGCACGTTCTTCGACACGCTGACCGCCCGTGTCCCGGGCAAGGCCGCCGGCATCGTCGCCGCGGCCCGCGAGGGTGGTGTCAATCTGCACCTCGTGGACGCCGACCACGTGTCGCTCTCCTGCGACGAGACCACGCTGCGTGCCCAGGTCTCCGCCGTCTGGGCCGCGTTCGGCGTCTCCGGCGACATCGAGGCGCTGGACGCGACCGTCGAGGACACGCTGCCCGCCGCGCTGCTCCGCAGGGACGATTACCTCACCCACCCGGTCTTCCACGCGCACCGCTCCGAGACCGCGATGCTCCGCTACCTGCGCCGGCTCGCCGACCGCGACTACGCGCTGGATCGCGGCATGATCCCGCTCGGCTCCTGCACGATGAAGCTGAACGCGACCACCGAGATGGAGCCGGTCACCTGGCCGGAGTTCGGCCAGATCCACCCCTTCGCCCCGGTCGGGCAGGCCGAGGGTTATCTGACCCTGATCCACGAGCTGGAGGAGCGCCTCGCCGAGGTCACCGGCTACGACAAGGTCTCGATCCAGCCGAATGCCGGATCCCAGGGCGAACTGGCCGGCCTCCTCGCGGTCCGCGCGTACCACCGTGCCAACGGCGACGAGCAGCGCACCGTCTGCCTGATCCCGTCCTCCGCGCACGGTACGAACGCCGCCAGCGCGGTGATGGCCGGGATGAAGGTCGTCGTCGTCCGCACCGCCGACGACGGTGAGATCGACGTCCACGACCTGCGCGCCAAGATCGAGAAGTACCGCGACGAGCTGTCCGTCCTCATGATCACCTACCCGTCGACGCACGGGGTGTTCGAGGAGCACGTCGCCGACATCTGCGCCCAGGTGCACGAGGCCGGCGGTCAGGTGTACGTCGACGGTGCCAACCTGAACGCGCTGGTCGGCCTCGCCAGGCCGGGCAAGTTCGGCGGCGACGTCTCACACCTCAACCTGCACAAGACGTTCTGCATCCCGCACGGCGGCGGCGGTCCCGGTGTCGGCCCGGTGGCCGTCCGTGAGCACCTCGCCCCGTACCTGCCGAACCACCCGCTCCAGCCCTCCGCCGGGCCCGAGACCGGCGTCGGCCCGATCTCGGCCGCCCCCTGGGGCTCCGCGGGCATCCTGCCCATCTCGTGGGCGTACATGAGGCTGATGGGCGGCGAGGGCCTCAAGAGCGCCACCCAGGTCGCGGTGCTCGCGGCGAACTACATCGCCAAGCGCCTCGAGCCGCACTACCCGGTGCTGTACACCGGACCGGCGGGCCTGGTCGCGCACGAGTGCATCGTCGACCTGCGACCGCTGTCCAAGACGACCGGTGTGAGCGTCGACGACATCGCCAAGCGCCTCATCGACTACGGCTTCCACGCGCCGACGATGTCGTTCCCGGTGGCCGGCACGCTGATGATCGAGCCCACCGAGAGCGAGGACCTGACCGAGATCGACCGGTTCTGCGACGCGATGATCGCCATTCGCGCGGAGATCGAGAAGGTCGCCTCCGGCGAGTGGCCCGCCGAGGACAACCCGCTGCGCAACGCCCCGCACACCGCGGCCGTGCTCGGCGGGGAGTGGGAGCACGCGTACAGCCGCGAGGAAGCCGTCTTCCCTTCGGGTGTCGAGGTGACGGACAAGTACTGGCCGCCGGTGCGCCGGATCGACGGCGCCTTCGGTGACCGGAACCTGGTCTGCTCCTGCCCGCCGCTTGACGAGTACGACGGCTAAGGGCTGTCCCCGGGGCTGCCCGGAAAGCGTCAGGGCCGGCTCGGAGGCGTCTCCGAGCCGGCCCTCTCGCGTCCGTGGCCCGGTCACCCCTCGCTCCGTCGGTACGGAGCAGGGGAGGGGCCCCGGGCGGATGGTCCGATCGACGCGGCGGCGGGCCTCAGGCCGCCGTCACGATCCGCAGCGGCCGGTGCGGGGCGATGATCTGGCCGTCCGGGAGCAGTTCGCCCGTGTCCTCGAAGAGCAGCACGCCGTTGCACAGCAGGCTCCAGCCCTGCTCCGGATGGTGCGCCACGAGGCGGGCGGCCTCCCGGTCGGCGGAGTCTGCTGTCGGGCACGGCGGCTGGTGCTGGCACATGGATGGGTTCTTTCGCTGCGATGTGGTGAGTGTCCTGCGGCTCGATGCGGTGCTCATGGCCGCCCCCCGTATCTGTCGTCGATCCCAGTGTTGCCCCACGGGCGTCAATCCGCAGGGATTTCACGGCAGCTCGTCCTACCAGTTAAGGACGCATCACCCCGGTGGGCGGTTCAGCTCAACTGCACCGTCCCTTCGGGTGGTTCGCAGTGGCCCTAGTGGGCTAGTCCGGAAGGGGTGTGAACATGCCCCGTGACTCCATGTCACGGGGCAGCTGGTGTCCGGTGGCTCAGGTCAGGCCGGGAATCCGAGCAGGGGTGCGGGAGTGACCCTCGAGGTCATCACCGGCAGCAGATCGGCCACCCGGTGCGATCGGTGGGCGGCGATGCCCGGGGGTGCGGGAGCGAGCGGCACCAGCAGGTCGGCGGGGGCCGGTTTGCCCTTCGCCGGGTCGGCCTCGCGGTTGCCGTGCAGCCAGAGCGTGATCATGTACAGCTCGGGCACGGACAGCAACCGTGGCTGGTAGCTGCCGGGGAGGGCCTCGGCCTGTTGCAGCGCCCGCTCCGTCGACGCGATGTACGGGCCCTCGAAGAAGTGCGAGAAGGCCCAGCCGTCCGGGGTCAGCATGGTGTCCGCGGCGGCGATGGCGCGGTCGCCGCCGCGGATCAGGAACCGCCAGCCCGCCAGCCGGGTGCGGGGCCGGCGGTCGCCCTGTGGCACCACCTGGTCCAGGACGTGGACGGGAAGTGGGAGTTCGGCGGTCACCGCTCCCTGGACGGAACGGAGAGCGGGAGTGCGCGCCTCGCGGACTGCGGAGGGGGATCCGAGTGCCGTGAGGACGCTGCGCAGTGCGGGCGCGGGTGCCGGGGGGACATGGAGCGGCATGGTGGGTCGCCTCTCACTCAAGAGACAGGGTGATGCGAGGGCAGATGCGGACGGCTCTGTCGGCGTGGGCCGGAGGGGGCCGGATTTCCGTGGCCGGGCGCCGACTTTCTGCCTCGTTCGCGTGAGTTTATACGACGTGTGTTCACTCAATGTTTCTGCTAGCCGTCCCCGGCATTGCAGTCAA
The genomic region above belongs to Streptomyces marianii and contains:
- the gcvP gene encoding aminomethyl-transferring glycine dehydrogenase, which translates into the protein MTANRIPLSQLERGTPFEQRHIGPDTEAQAKMLAQVGYGSLDELTAAAVPDVIKSTEALGLPGARTEAEVLAELRGLADRNQVLAPMIGLGYYGTFTPPVVLRNVMENPAWYTAYTPYQPEISQGRLEALLNFQTMVADLTGLPTSGASLLDEGTAAAEAMALSRRVGKVKNGVFLIDADALPQTIAVIETRAEPTGVEVVVADLGDGIPAEIAERGVFGVLVQYPGASGAVRDIKPVIDQAHELGAIVTVAADLLALTLLTSPGELGADIAVGTTQRFGVPMGFGGPHAGYMAVQQKHARSLPGRLVGVSVDADGNKAYRLALQTREQHIRREKATSNICTAQVLLAVMAGMYAVYHGPEGLRTIARRTHRYAAILAEGLRAGGVEVVHGTFFDTLTARVPGKAAGIVAAAREGGVNLHLVDADHVSLSCDETTLRAQVSAVWAAFGVSGDIEALDATVEDTLPAALLRRDDYLTHPVFHAHRSETAMLRYLRRLADRDYALDRGMIPLGSCTMKLNATTEMEPVTWPEFGQIHPFAPVGQAEGYLTLIHELEERLAEVTGYDKVSIQPNAGSQGELAGLLAVRAYHRANGDEQRTVCLIPSSAHGTNAASAVMAGMKVVVVRTADDGEIDVHDLRAKIEKYRDELSVLMITYPSTHGVFEEHVADICAQVHEAGGQVYVDGANLNALVGLARPGKFGGDVSHLNLHKTFCIPHGGGGPGVGPVAVREHLAPYLPNHPLQPSAGPETGVGPISAAPWGSAGILPISWAYMRLMGGEGLKSATQVAVLAANYIAKRLEPHYPVLYTGPAGLVAHECIVDLRPLSKTTGVSVDDIAKRLIDYGFHAPTMSFPVAGTLMIEPTESEDLTEIDRFCDAMIAIRAEIEKVASGEWPAEDNPLRNAPHTAAVLGGEWEHAYSREEAVFPSGVEVTDKYWPPVRRIDGAFGDRNLVCSCPPLDEYDG
- a CDS encoding DUF5999 family protein, with amino-acid sequence MCQHQPPCPTADSADREAARLVAHHPEQGWSLLCNGVLLFEDTGELLPDGQIIAPHRPLRIVTAA